A window of the Deferrivibrio essentukiensis genome harbors these coding sequences:
- a CDS encoding molybdopterin-dependent oxidoreductase, which produces MKYFCSKDCPDGCSFEILEDGSFSPLSNSFDKYPFFCSKLRKFYKRELEKAACFYKEKNVKIECDHNTAIDKMSEMLNTSKKVLYLRGSGSLGYKMKYWDYFFTKFDSCYFVSDNPCDETGIVAHEEDFGVCINPDIENLKDVDTVIIFGRNARVTNQHLYAFLKNLKKEIIYIDPIKSETTKLTSKYIRINPASDGVLCHYILGSLGYIENKVNLEQAVQITGISKEDIEFLKSKIKLGKTGFITGFGLQRYSNGKNIVQWINRLAYYTGNMDNLYYGKSSSAYISGIDVEKKNKITIKEFYEKLEEDYFDLIVIVGANPIVTYPETSFLRKYLDKNRLIVVDTNITETVKLADIFIKVGGMFAQDDILGSYFFDEIINRREKYLNYISDTDIVKELSDKLGFDINIKSVDELKYDKKPIFRKFNNKDIKLLPPFSDKGLRLITNSHTLYLNSQLADIPIKEDYLHISEEDAKNNGIGDGEIVELFNDLGKLRIRAKISDKVAKGYIMIYKSRNYFGETPNILTKMVQTDANMAVSYYDTFVNIRRV; this is translated from the coding sequence ATGAAATATTTTTGTTCCAAAGATTGCCCTGATGGATGCAGCTTTGAAATTTTAGAAGATGGTAGTTTTAGTCCTCTGTCAAACTCATTTGATAAGTATCCTTTTTTCTGCAGTAAATTGAGGAAATTCTACAAAAGAGAGTTAGAAAAGGCAGCCTGTTTTTACAAAGAAAAAAATGTCAAGATTGAATGTGACCACAATACCGCAATTGACAAAATGTCGGAAATGTTAAACACCTCAAAAAAAGTATTGTATTTAAGAGGCTCCGGTAGCCTTGGCTATAAAATGAAATATTGGGACTACTTTTTTACTAAATTTGATAGCTGCTATTTTGTGTCAGATAATCCTTGTGATGAAACTGGAATAGTTGCTCATGAGGAAGATTTTGGAGTATGCATAAATCCTGATATAGAGAATCTAAAGGATGTAGACACAGTTATAATCTTTGGCAGAAATGCCAGAGTCACAAATCAGCACCTTTATGCATTTTTAAAAAATCTCAAAAAAGAGATAATTTACATAGACCCGATAAAAAGTGAAACAACGAAATTGACAAGCAAATACATAAGAATTAATCCGGCTTCAGATGGTGTACTTTGTCATTATATTTTGGGAAGTTTAGGTTACATAGAAAATAAAGTTAATCTCGAGCAAGCAGTCCAAATAACAGGTATTTCTAAAGAAGATATAGAGTTTTTAAAGAGTAAGATAAAGTTAGGAAAGACAGGCTTTATTACAGGTTTTGGTCTTCAAAGATATTCCAATGGAAAGAATATTGTTCAATGGATTAATAGGCTTGCATATTATACAGGCAATATGGACAACCTTTATTATGGGAAATCATCAAGTGCCTACATTTCAGGTATTGATGTTGAAAAGAAAAATAAAATCACAATAAAGGAATTTTATGAAAAGTTAGAGGAAGATTATTTTGACCTGATTGTTATTGTTGGGGCAAATCCTATTGTAACTTATCCTGAAACCTCTTTTTTAAGAAAATATTTAGATAAAAATAGGCTAATAGTAGTAGATACAAACATAACTGAAACGGTTAAACTTGCCGATATTTTTATAAAAGTCGGAGGGATGTTTGCTCAAGACGACATTTTGGGGAGCTATTTTTTTGACGAAATTATTAACAGGAGAGAGAAATATTTGAATTATATTTCAGATACTGATATAGTTAAAGAGCTGTCAGATAAGCTTGGGTTTGATATAAACATAAAAAGTGTTGATGAATTAAAATATGACAAAAAACCAATATTTAGAAAATTTAACAATAAAGATATTAAACTATTACCACCTTTTTCAGACAAAGGATTAAGGTTGATAACTAACTCTCATACCCTTTATCTCAATTCTCAGTTGGCTGACATCCCAATAAAAGAGGATTATTTGCATATTTCTGAAGAAGATGCCAAAAATAATGGGATTGGTGACGGAGAAATTGTTGAACTTTTTAATGACCTTGGGAAACTAAGGATAAGAGCTAAAATATCGGATAAGGTTGCAAAAGGGTATATAATGATTTATAAGAGCAGAAACTATTTCGGGGAAACACCCAATATCTTAACTAAGATGGTGCAGACAGATGCAAATATGGCTGTTTCTTACTATGATACATTTGTAAATATCAGGAGAGTGTGA
- a CDS encoding TerC family protein, which translates to MEISSAFFVSLLTLSILEIVLGVDNIVVISILSGKLPEHQQKLGRKLGIALALVTRLLLLLSITWLMMLTNPLFTVFDKGISFKDLILLLGGLFLIYKGTHEIHNLVDEDNHKEEEGLKQITLTAVVVQIGLFDIVFSLDSVITAVGIGHNLAAMIGAIIIAMFVMLFAAEKISHFIEQHLSIKMLALSFLLLIGVTLVAEGAHFHIPKGYLYFAMGFSGFVETMTIIAKRKKIAQSN; encoded by the coding sequence ATGGAAATTTCATCAGCCTTCTTTGTTAGCCTATTAACGCTAAGTATACTTGAAATTGTATTAGGTGTTGATAATATAGTAGTAATATCAATCCTTTCCGGGAAACTACCTGAACATCAACAAAAACTTGGAAGAAAATTAGGCATAGCATTAGCACTTGTAACAAGGTTACTTCTACTGCTCAGCATTACGTGGCTCATGATGCTGACAAATCCTCTATTTACAGTATTTGATAAAGGAATTTCCTTCAAAGATTTAATCCTTCTGTTAGGCGGACTTTTTCTAATTTATAAAGGGACACATGAAATTCATAATCTTGTAGATGAGGATAATCATAAGGAAGAAGAAGGCTTAAAACAGATTACCTTAACTGCTGTAGTAGTCCAAATTGGGCTTTTTGATATAGTCTTTTCTCTTGATTCGGTAATAACTGCAGTAGGCATCGGGCACAATTTGGCAGCCATGATTGGGGCAATAATTATTGCAATGTTTGTAATGCTTTTCGCCGCTGAAAAGATAAGCCACTTTATTGAGCAACACCTCTCAATAAAAATGCTTGCCCTGAGTTTTTTACTTTTAATAGGTGTTACGCTTGTGGCCGAAGGGGCACATTTTCATATTCCAAAAGGTTATCTATATTTTGCGATGGGCTTTTCAGGCTTTGTAGAAACTATGACGATAATAGCGAAAAGGAAGAAAATTGCACAAAGCAATTAG
- a CDS encoding M3 family metallopeptidase has product MFCDISKFETKGSAKRLKALISETEEKINNIKNGDIDDNFLSKYQETTYPVGLEFTPLSHLNSVKNSKITQKEYSKAINYLTEFHTQLSQDEDIYQKLKTYQNQFQIDTEKKEVLTNLIRDYELSGVGLEKDKKKRIKEINLKLSELTNNFFQNVLNDTNAFKMQADEADIKDMPESDKATYKKGNTFEFTLHAPSYISFMTFCNNREKREHMYKHYYTRAKQNSEIISEILLLRDEMAKILEFKNYAELSLATKDANTPQQVLDFLYEMIEPCKKKAESELAELKDIAREFGISKIMPYDTAFLSEKLKIKKFGYKDEDFRVYFEKERVVKGMFSFLEKFLGIAFEKVDIPLWHKKADAFNLKKNGKIIGRLYMDLEARKGKRDGAWMHDYETRFKDLKGNTHLPSAFVVANFPKSTSRICSLLRPSDVETLFHEMGHALHHLLSNVDNIFVSGINGVKWDVVEFPSQFLENFYFESEVLDMIASHYKSGEKMPDDMKKTLKKIKNFNSGIMFLRQLEFAIFDMEIHHKNVTDFDTAHNILKQIREKTSLFEVPEYVLFENQFSHIFSGGYAAGYYSYKWAERLSADAFYLFVENNIFDKKLADNFVDNVLSKGGSINITEAYEKFAGRKVDNKNLLKLCGIL; this is encoded by the coding sequence ATGTTTTGTGATATCAGCAAATTTGAGACAAAAGGCTCAGCAAAACGTTTAAAAGCATTAATCAGCGAAACTGAAGAAAAAATTAACAACATTAAAAATGGTGACATTGACGATAATTTTTTATCAAAATATCAGGAAACCACTTACCCAGTAGGGTTGGAATTCACCCCTCTTTCCCATTTAAACTCAGTAAAAAACAGCAAAATTACCCAAAAAGAATATTCCAAAGCTATTAACTACCTTACAGAATTTCATACACAGCTTTCTCAGGATGAAGATATTTACCAAAAGCTTAAAACTTATCAGAATCAATTTCAAATTGATACTGAAAAAAAGGAAGTGTTGACCAACTTAATAAGAGATTATGAACTTTCAGGTGTAGGCCTTGAAAAGGACAAGAAAAAGAGAATTAAAGAGATAAATTTGAAGCTGAGTGAGCTTACTAACAATTTCTTTCAAAATGTATTAAACGATACTAATGCCTTTAAAATGCAGGCAGATGAGGCAGATATCAAAGATATGCCCGAATCAGATAAGGCCACATATAAAAAAGGGAATACATTTGAATTTACGCTTCATGCTCCAAGCTATATATCATTCATGACATTCTGCAACAACAGAGAAAAAAGGGAGCATATGTACAAACATTACTACACGAGAGCTAAACAAAATAGTGAAATTATATCCGAAATACTTTTGTTAAGAGATGAAATGGCAAAGATTTTAGAATTTAAAAATTATGCCGAGCTATCCCTTGCCACAAAAGATGCAAACACTCCGCAGCAAGTTTTAGACTTCCTTTATGAAATGATAGAGCCTTGTAAAAAAAAGGCAGAAAGTGAATTAGCAGAGCTAAAAGATATTGCCCGTGAATTTGGAATAAGCAAAATAATGCCTTACGATACGGCATTTTTGTCAGAAAAGTTAAAAATAAAAAAATTTGGATACAAAGATGAAGATTTCAGGGTGTATTTTGAAAAAGAGCGTGTAGTAAAAGGAATGTTTTCTTTCCTGGAAAAATTTTTAGGTATTGCTTTTGAAAAAGTTGATATCCCTCTATGGCACAAAAAAGCAGATGCTTTCAATTTAAAAAAGAATGGAAAAATTATCGGCAGACTTTACATGGACTTAGAGGCGAGAAAAGGGAAAAGGGATGGGGCATGGATGCATGACTATGAAACACGATTTAAAGATTTAAAAGGGAATACTCACCTTCCGTCAGCCTTTGTGGTAGCAAATTTTCCAAAGTCAACATCAAGAATATGCTCCCTTTTAAGACCTTCAGATGTAGAAACACTCTTTCACGAAATGGGACATGCTTTGCATCATCTTTTAAGTAACGTAGACAATATTTTTGTAAGCGGAATAAATGGCGTGAAGTGGGATGTAGTAGAATTTCCTTCACAGTTTTTAGAAAATTTTTATTTCGAAAGTGAAGTTTTAGATATGATTGCAAGTCATTATAAATCAGGCGAAAAAATGCCTGACGATATGAAAAAAACATTAAAAAAGATAAAAAACTTTAACTCAGGCATAATGTTTTTAAGACAGCTTGAGTTTGCCATATTTGATATGGAGATTCATCATAAAAATGTCACTGACTTTGATACTGCTCACAATATCCTTAAACAGATAAGAGAAAAAACTTCTCTGTTTGAAGTGCCTGAATATGTACTATTTGAAAATCAATTTTCCCATATATTTTCAGGTGGCTATGCTGCCGGATATTACAGCTACAAATGGGCTGAAAGACTCAGTGCTGATGCATTTTATCTGTTTGTAGAAAACAATATATTTGACAAAAAACTCGCCGACAATTTTGTTGACAACGTATTATCAAAAGGTGGTAGCATAAATATTACAGAAGCTTACGAGAAGTTTGCAGGTAGAAAAGTTGACAATAAAAATCTTTTAAAACTTTGTGGCATTTTGTGA
- a CDS encoding carboxypeptidase-like regulatory domain-containing protein, producing the protein MLKSLIFFILFPFVIFSAGPLDDLYNFFPKSSQLQGGNKKWLYTSIMEKRYDDYVVLSNTYTYYNEQNEKILGINRNTNFAVDISIYFAKNPTVAKSLYNKKIQESKLPVRREVDFGEESTVLINPISLKALKAEYNIFILNKNFLISIKTDDGFALMEFADYFDKIVKNYMLANIDRFFLDRFKIKLSYNDYKLSEEIVSTNTDVGTIIIKGKVIDSKGNPVFNAKLSLLGYGYETITDEKGEYRFEIKTAAKNKKYTEFTKNFILPSQKVKQEKLPLVAKIEIKQAHKTENAIVKIDFEELTGDLISGDRINKLTNIKHNNNTLSFVRDCSPKGSTFKCNQKIEFVVKDNNITGTIIGFGGKGTITGEVYSKIKEKAFFVGNNLILEKIIADSKLNIKNIEKNNLVITNSNEIKELVHFKLNKYNPSPLDISYELMLTKLPGLMKQSAAPIYLFEGEIRDNKLILTKKEEIIIKNSEKPEEYSFKIESPKKDYFIGFLPEYSFKETILFSLETAIEAIAPKFIVKSFENDLPEQKINFTVHKSENDFASTTKEIKSDGKPDTLIRLKGIKGEITDIEVSLSGKFKYHWSTVPNKILPVPAVLLNGKIANSKNGLFNLKLSEDDELLLYLGYPSWVNFDNSLMDIVLTLNGKKVELSRKITKLE; encoded by the coding sequence ATGCTTAAGAGTTTAATATTTTTTATCCTTTTTCCTTTTGTGATATTCTCTGCAGGCCCTCTTGATGACCTGTACAACTTTTTCCCAAAATCAAGCCAGCTGCAGGGTGGGAATAAAAAATGGCTTTATACAAGTATAATGGAGAAAAGATATGATGATTATGTTGTTTTATCAAATACATATACATATTATAATGAGCAAAATGAAAAAATATTGGGGATAAACAGGAATACAAACTTTGCTGTCGATATTTCTATTTACTTTGCAAAAAATCCGACTGTTGCAAAATCTTTATACAATAAAAAAATACAAGAATCCAAACTTCCTGTAAGAAGAGAAGTTGATTTTGGTGAAGAATCTACTGTATTAATCAATCCTATCTCACTAAAAGCCCTCAAAGCAGAATATAATATTTTTATATTAAATAAGAATTTTTTAATTAGTATTAAAACCGACGATGGCTTTGCGTTGATGGAGTTTGCGGACTACTTTGATAAAATTGTCAAAAACTATATGCTCGCCAACATAGACAGGTTTTTTCTTGATAGGTTTAAGATTAAGCTTTCTTATAACGACTATAAATTGTCCGAAGAAATTGTATCTACAAATACGGATGTAGGTACAATAATTATCAAAGGGAAAGTTATAGACAGTAAGGGAAACCCTGTTTTTAACGCCAAATTAAGCCTCTTAGGCTACGGTTATGAAACTATAACAGATGAAAAAGGTGAGTATCGTTTTGAAATAAAGACAGCTGCTAAAAATAAAAAATACACAGAGTTTACAAAAAATTTCATACTTCCATCTCAAAAGGTCAAACAAGAGAAGTTGCCTTTAGTGGCAAAAATTGAAATAAAGCAGGCACATAAAACTGAAAATGCCATAGTGAAAATAGATTTTGAAGAGTTAACAGGAGATTTAATATCTGGCGATAGAATAAATAAACTTACAAATATAAAACATAATAACAACACCTTGAGTTTCGTAAGGGACTGCTCACCAAAAGGCTCTACATTTAAATGTAATCAGAAGATTGAATTTGTTGTAAAAGATAACAACATAACCGGGACAATTATTGGATTTGGTGGAAAAGGGACAATCACCGGGGAAGTTTATAGTAAAATCAAAGAAAAAGCTTTTTTCGTGGGAAATAACCTTATTCTTGAAAAAATAATTGCAGATAGTAAGCTCAATATTAAAAATATAGAAAAGAATAACTTAGTCATAACTAACTCAAATGAAATAAAGGAGCTTGTCCATTTCAAGTTAAACAAATACAACCCTTCACCATTGGACATTTCATATGAGCTAATGCTTACGAAATTACCCGGACTTATGAAGCAATCAGCAGCTCCCATATATCTTTTTGAGGGGGAAATCAGGGATAATAAGCTAATACTTACCAAAAAAGAGGAGATTATTATCAAAAATTCGGAGAAGCCTGAAGAATATTCATTTAAAATAGAGTCACCCAAAAAAGATTATTTCATAGGTTTTCTACCTGAATATAGCTTTAAAGAAACAATATTATTTTCCCTTGAAACAGCAATTGAAGCTATTGCGCCTAAATTTATAGTAAAGTCTTTTGAAAATGATTTACCTGAACAAAAAATTAATTTTACGGTTCATAAAAGTGAAAATGATTTTGCTTCTACTACAAAAGAGATTAAAAGTGATGGCAAGCCCGATACACTCATAAGATTAAAAGGGATAAAAGGTGAAATAACAGATATTGAAGTATCTCTCAGCGGAAAATTCAAATATCACTGGTCAACAGTACCAAACAAAATTCTGCCTGTGCCTGCTGTCTTGTTGAATGGAAAAATTGCCAATTCTAAAAATGGACTTTTTAATCTGAAATTATCTGAAGATGATGAACTTTTGTTATATTTAGGTTATCCTTCATGGGTAAACTTTGATAATAGCCTTATGGATATTGTTTTGACACTTAACGGCAAAAAGGTTGAATTAAGTAGGAAGATAACTAAATTAGAATAA
- a CDS encoding ammonium transporter produces MKKWIFYFIITIFPIYGFASEGAKINGGDTAWMIVATALVMLMTPAGLALFYGGMTRTKNILNTIGMSFVSYAAASVLWILFIYSLAFGDDFGGVIGGFNYILFHNIKITDIEGTIPKILFATFQMTFAGIALALVSGSVVERIKFSFWMIFGVLWLTFVYAPITHWVWGGGFIGNMGALDFAGGTVIHINAGVTGLVLALLSGKRRDYGKTAIIPSSIVLTVFGAALLWFGWFGFNAGSQLAADAIAANAFLVTNTSAASGVLAWLLVERVVTKKVTLLGAASGAVAGLVAITPAAGFVSAGSSIIFGFLSGILGFVGVFVLKSKLKYDDSLDAFGVHGLCGILGALLTGIFADPEINAIGKGLLYGNPYQVWIQFVSVIVTIVYSAVLTIILFYVTKLFVNVRVDDESELRGLDEVEHGERGFNI; encoded by the coding sequence ATGAAAAAGTGGATATTTTATTTTATAATAACTATTTTTCCAATTTATGGATTTGCATCGGAAGGTGCGAAGATAAATGGTGGGGATACTGCTTGGATGATTGTTGCTACCGCTTTGGTCATGTTGATGACTCCTGCGGGGTTAGCACTATTTTATGGCGGTATGACAAGGACAAAAAATATTTTAAATACTATTGGCATGAGCTTTGTTTCTTATGCTGCAGCTTCTGTATTGTGGATTCTTTTTATATACAGTCTTGCATTTGGTGATGATTTTGGTGGAGTAATAGGTGGATTTAATTATATTTTATTCCATAATATTAAAATAACAGATATCGAAGGGACAATTCCAAAAATCCTTTTTGCTACATTTCAAATGACATTTGCTGGTATAGCACTTGCTTTAGTAAGTGGCTCAGTTGTGGAGAGAATAAAGTTTAGTTTTTGGATGATATTTGGAGTCCTGTGGCTTACCTTTGTCTATGCACCAATTACTCATTGGGTATGGGGCGGCGGATTTATAGGCAATATGGGAGCATTAGATTTTGCAGGTGGGACTGTTATTCATATAAATGCAGGTGTAACAGGGTTGGTTTTAGCTCTTTTATCAGGAAAAAGAAGGGATTATGGCAAGACGGCAATTATCCCATCTTCGATAGTTTTAACAGTGTTTGGCGCAGCTCTACTTTGGTTTGGATGGTTTGGATTTAATGCAGGCAGTCAGCTTGCTGCAGATGCAATAGCAGCTAACGCATTTTTGGTTACAAATACTTCGGCCGCCAGCGGAGTTTTAGCTTGGTTGTTAGTTGAAAGGGTGGTAACAAAAAAGGTTACTCTACTTGGTGCAGCTTCAGGAGCAGTAGCAGGGCTTGTAGCAATAACCCCGGCCGCAGGATTTGTATCTGCAGGTTCTTCTATAATATTTGGTTTTTTATCAGGGATATTGGGATTTGTAGGGGTTTTTGTGCTTAAAAGCAAGCTCAAATATGATGATTCTCTTGATGCCTTTGGAGTCCACGGATTGTGTGGTATTTTAGGTGCTCTTTTGACGGGTATTTTTGCTGACCCCGAAATTAATGCCATAGGTAAAGGTCTGCTTTACGGAAATCCTTACCAAGTATGGATACAGTTTGTTTCAGTTATTGTAACAATAGTTTATTCAGCAGTACTTACTATCATCCTGTTTTATGTCACTAAATTGTTTGTAAATGTAAGGGTCGATGATGAGTCTGAGCTTAGAGGCCTTGACGAAGTTGAACACGGAGAAAGAGGGTTTAATATATAA
- the ahcY gene encoding adenosylhomocysteinase: MDFKVKDLNLADWGRKEIEIAEHEMPGLMAIREKYSAEKPLKGVRITGSLHMTIQTAVLIETLVELGADVRWSSCNIFSTQDHAAAAIAKSGVPVFAWKGETLEEYWWCLEQALTFPGGKGPQLIVDDGGDATLMVHLGVKAEKDPSVLDKETHGEDEKELIKRLKIILKESPGKFTEMIKELKGVSEETTTGVHRLYQMMQKGELLIPAINVNDSVTKSKFDNLYGCRESLIDGIKRATDVMIAGKVAVVCGYGDVGKGSAQSLRGQGARVIVTEIDPICALQAAMEGYEVKTVEDTLGIGDIYVTTTGNRDVIRIEHMEKMKDQAIVCNIGHFDNEIQVDKLNNYPGIKKVNIKPQVDKYIFPDGHEIFLLAEGRLVNLGCATGHPSFVMSNSFANQVLAQIDLWKNRDKYKPGVYVLPKKLDEEVARLHLEKIGVKLTRLTPEQAEYIGVPVEGPYKPDHYRY, from the coding sequence ATGGATTTCAAAGTAAAAGATTTAAATTTAGCTGATTGGGGTCGTAAAGAGATAGAGATAGCTGAGCACGAGATGCCAGGCCTTATGGCAATCAGGGAGAAATACAGTGCCGAAAAGCCGTTAAAGGGTGTACGGATAACCGGCTCACTGCATATGACTATTCAGACTGCTGTACTTATTGAAACGTTAGTTGAGCTTGGAGCAGATGTAAGATGGAGCAGCTGCAATATTTTTTCTACTCAAGACCATGCTGCAGCAGCGATTGCCAAAAGCGGTGTACCTGTATTTGCCTGGAAAGGTGAAACTTTGGAAGAGTATTGGTGGTGCCTTGAGCAGGCTTTGACATTTCCTGGTGGTAAAGGTCCTCAGCTTATTGTGGATGATGGCGGAGATGCTACATTAATGGTTCATCTTGGTGTAAAGGCAGAGAAAGATCCTTCTGTCCTTGATAAAGAGACGCACGGTGAAGATGAAAAGGAACTGATCAAAAGGTTAAAAATAATTTTAAAAGAGAGTCCTGGTAAGTTCACAGAAATGATAAAAGAGCTTAAAGGTGTTTCTGAGGAAACTACGACTGGTGTCCACAGACTTTATCAAATGATGCAAAAAGGTGAGCTTTTAATTCCCGCAATAAATGTAAATGATTCAGTTACTAAATCAAAATTTGACAATCTTTATGGCTGCAGGGAGTCATTGATTGACGGTATAAAAAGAGCAACTGATGTGATGATAGCAGGAAAAGTTGCCGTTGTTTGCGGTTATGGGGATGTGGGCAAGGGTTCTGCTCAATCTTTGAGGGGCCAAGGTGCAAGGGTTATAGTAACGGAGATTGACCCAATTTGCGCCCTTCAAGCTGCAATGGAGGGGTATGAGGTAAAAACTGTTGAAGATACTCTTGGTATTGGAGATATATATGTGACTACTACCGGTAACAGGGATGTTATCAGAATAGAGCACATGGAAAAGATGAAAGACCAGGCAATAGTGTGTAATATTGGACACTTTGATAACGAAATTCAGGTAGACAAATTAAATAATTACCCAGGGATAAAAAAGGTAAACATAAAACCACAGGTGGATAAATATATTTTTCCTGACGGACATGAAATATTCCTGCTTGCAGAAGGCAGACTTGTAAATCTTGGTTGTGCTACCGGTCACCCATCATTTGTAATGTCCAACAGCTTTGCCAATCAGGTGCTTGCACAGATAGATTTGTGGAAAAACAGAGATAAATACAAACCAGGTGTGTATGTACTGCCGAAGAAACTTGATGAAGAGGTTGCAAGACTTCATTTGGAAAAAATCGGAGTCAAGCTTACAAGGCTTACTCCTGAGCAGGCAGAGTACATAGGTGTACCTGTTGAAGGGCCATATAAACCTGACCACTACAGATATTAA